Proteins encoded in a region of the Vibrio ponticus genome:
- a CDS encoding prepilin-type N-terminal cleavage/methylation domain-containing protein, producing the protein MRRGSTEGFTLIELIVVIVIVAIVALTAAPQFLSFQSDARSSAIKGLSSALRTGSDFVHSKAVIERLDSGSTEMEINGKLIRLRGGYPRVAANCNRFTADLEYWVDLTLSATCLGSESDQADWHGVVSANQFHFFPQGYDDVSQNCFVTYTTASQRIDEDGDGDLEWVDTDSANIEYETSGC; encoded by the coding sequence ATGCGACGTGGTAGTACAGAAGGTTTTACTCTAATCGAACTCATTGTTGTTATTGTGATAGTGGCTATTGTCGCTTTAACCGCTGCGCCTCAGTTTCTGAGTTTTCAGTCTGATGCAAGAAGTAGTGCGATTAAGGGGTTAAGCTCTGCATTGCGCACAGGATCAGATTTTGTACACAGTAAAGCTGTTATAGAGAGGTTAGATAGTGGCTCTACAGAGATGGAAATTAATGGCAAGTTAATACGCCTTCGAGGCGGTTATCCTAGAGTGGCGGCAAATTGTAATCGCTTTACGGCTGATCTCGAATATTGGGTTGATTTGACGCTTTCTGCAACTTGTTTGGGGAGTGAAAGTGATCAGGCTGATTGGCATGGCGTTGTCTCGGCAAATCAGTTTCACTTCTTTCCTCAAGGCTACGATGATGTGTCGCAAAACTGCTTTGTCACTTATACCACCGCTTCACAGAGAATTGATGAAGATGGCGATGGTGATTTAGAGTGGGTTGATACGGACTCAGCAAATATTGAATATGAAACGAGCGGTTGCTAA
- a CDS encoding serine protease family protein: MKAIYLLTLFFLLLAQGCTGANGLLEYGDNKTPEVNYLPFGIPLLLGGHGTSVPLTENVSITAKHVAQLHPSLVIAHHPDCDLSLIKQDNSDKPLPTLGIIFSYQPVTTVGTNMWGESLVGEGIYYRDIFLPGHELFARCPASLVDAPVQSGMSGGGVYNANRELVGIISAKAYEVQLADGTIIETDRVSLFVPLLFARDWLVKNLDSYYEQNPHLDSDMQAAFSSAFNIDLSPFKPSALSPESE; this comes from the coding sequence ATGAAAGCCATTTATCTACTCACCTTATTCTTTTTACTGCTTGCTCAGGGGTGCACTGGTGCAAATGGTTTGCTTGAATATGGGGACAACAAAACACCCGAGGTAAACTACTTGCCGTTTGGTATCCCCCTGCTGTTGGGTGGGCATGGAACGAGTGTTCCTCTGACTGAGAATGTGAGTATCACGGCGAAACACGTTGCACAACTTCATCCTAGTTTAGTCATCGCTCATCATCCTGATTGTGACTTATCACTGATTAAGCAAGATAATTCAGATAAGCCGCTTCCCACGCTAGGCATCATTTTTTCTTATCAGCCAGTCACTACCGTCGGTACCAATATGTGGGGTGAGTCACTTGTCGGTGAGGGAATTTACTATCGTGATATCTTTTTACCAGGACATGAATTGTTTGCTCGCTGTCCTGCCAGTTTAGTTGATGCGCCAGTTCAATCCGGAATGAGTGGTGGAGGGGTGTATAACGCCAATCGTGAATTAGTGGGTATCATCTCTGCTAAAGCGTATGAAGTTCAGCTTGCCGATGGCACTATAATTGAAACAGACCGAGTTTCACTGTTCGTTCCGCTTTTATTTGCCCGAGATTGGCTGGTAAAAAATCTGGATAGTTACTACGAGCAAAATCCACACTTGGATTCAGACATGCAAGCTGCTTTTTCTTCTGCGTTCAATATTGATTTGAGTCCCTTTAAACCTTCTGCTCTAAGCCCTGAATCTGAATGA
- a CDS encoding Gfo/Idh/MocA family protein: MRVALIGLGDIATKAYLPVIAQMADIEIILCTRNEQVLSTLVNQYRIQHFTTDYQQLLSFNIDAVMIHSATATHYDIAAFFLSHGIATFVDKPLVDNYQDVERLHELAERNTVPLYVGFNRRHIPLYNQHLPTLQRGNLSDILSVRWEKNRYQLPGDLKTFIFDDFIHPLDSINMGGKSDLDELHVTHQKHGQQLTRLDVQWQHGETILQASMNRQFGTTSERLQVCLVNKTYEFDSFVTGTVLSEDRELKLVQKDWTPMLTSKGFDAMLKDWLAVVRANKLDSQIIARNLASHKLAELLYQKIKLQMTV, translated from the coding sequence ATGAGAGTGGCATTAATTGGATTAGGTGATATCGCAACCAAAGCGTATTTGCCGGTAATCGCTCAAATGGCAGATATTGAGATCATTCTATGCACGCGCAATGAACAAGTACTGAGTACTCTTGTCAATCAATACCGAATACAACACTTCACCACCGATTATCAACAGTTGCTCAGCTTTAATATCGATGCGGTCATGATCCATTCTGCGACCGCCACTCACTATGACATTGCCGCGTTTTTCTTAAGTCATGGAATCGCCACTTTTGTCGATAAACCACTGGTTGATAACTATCAAGATGTTGAGCGTTTGCATGAACTAGCAGAGCGTAACACGGTGCCCCTTTATGTGGGTTTTAATCGCCGTCATATCCCGCTGTACAATCAACACTTGCCAACCCTACAGCGAGGTAACCTCAGCGACATTCTTAGCGTTCGCTGGGAAAAAAATCGCTATCAATTACCTGGCGATCTTAAAACGTTCATTTTTGATGACTTTATCCATCCTTTAGACAGCATCAATATGGGGGGAAAATCCGACCTTGATGAACTCCATGTTACGCATCAAAAGCATGGACAACAACTCACTCGCCTTGATGTTCAATGGCAGCATGGCGAAACCATTCTTCAAGCATCAATGAACCGCCAATTCGGCACCACCAGCGAACGACTGCAGGTGTGCCTGGTCAATAAAACCTACGAATTTGATTCTTTTGTCACTGGAACTGTATTGTCCGAAGATAGGGAATTAAAACTGGTGCAAAAGGATTGGACCCCGATGCTCACAAGCAAAGGCTTTGATGCCATGCTTAAAGATTGGTTAGCGGTAGTCAGAGCCAATAAACTCGATAGCCAAATCATCGCCCGTAACCTAGCTAGCCATAAACTGGCTGAATTGCTCTATCAGAAAATCAAACTTCAAATGACAGTGTAA
- a CDS encoding M20 aminoacylase family protein: MSIELKAIEWRHHIHQHPEFGTEEHQTAEFVATKLEEFGIEVHRGIGGTGVVGILKRGTSDRSIGLRADMDALHIQEENTFCYASVNEGAMHACGHDGHTAMLLGAAHELATNGNFDGTVYFIFQPDEERGTGAKAMIADGLFTRWNIDAVYAMHNLPGIEAGHFVTRPHSIMASESSFEIEVIATGGHAAMPHMGTDPIVVGAQIVTAMQTIVSRNLSAIDETAVISVTEFATNGTVNVIPTKVTIKGDTRSFTDVALHKIEKAIERIVAGQCMSAGVDYTYKFNNSFLSTINTPDEAAYAVEAATKVVGAERVNGACQPFTISEDFSFMLREAKGCYILVGNGVGECGGTALHKPHYDFNDNIIKDGIGFWKTLAEQQLAN, from the coding sequence ATGTCTATCGAACTTAAAGCCATTGAATGGCGTCATCACATTCATCAACATCCTGAATTTGGTACGGAAGAACACCAAACAGCCGAATTTGTTGCCACTAAGCTTGAAGAGTTTGGTATCGAAGTCCACCGCGGTATTGGTGGTACGGGTGTTGTTGGTATTCTAAAACGTGGTACAAGCGATCGTTCGATTGGTCTGCGTGCAGATATGGACGCACTGCACATTCAAGAAGAAAATACATTTTGCTATGCATCAGTAAATGAAGGAGCAATGCACGCTTGTGGTCACGATGGTCACACTGCAATGTTGCTAGGTGCCGCCCATGAACTGGCGACCAATGGTAATTTTGACGGTACGGTTTACTTTATTTTCCAGCCAGATGAAGAACGCGGTACTGGTGCGAAAGCAATGATTGCTGACGGTTTATTTACTCGCTGGAATATTGATGCTGTGTATGCAATGCACAACTTACCAGGTATTGAAGCTGGTCACTTTGTTACTCGTCCACATTCTATCATGGCGAGTGAGAGCAGCTTTGAAATTGAGGTAATTGCGACAGGTGGTCATGCGGCTATGCCTCATATGGGCACTGACCCAATCGTCGTGGGCGCGCAAATTGTTACCGCGATGCAGACGATTGTATCTCGTAATTTGAGTGCGATTGATGAAACAGCGGTTATCTCGGTTACTGAGTTCGCGACTAACGGTACCGTTAACGTAATTCCAACTAAAGTGACGATAAAAGGTGATACACGCAGTTTTACCGATGTGGCGTTACATAAGATTGAAAAGGCGATTGAGCGAATCGTCGCTGGTCAATGCATGTCTGCGGGTGTGGACTACACATACAAGTTCAACAACAGTTTCCTATCTACGATTAATACGCCTGATGAAGCCGCTTATGCAGTAGAAGCCGCGACTAAAGTGGTTGGTGCGGAGCGTGTAAATGGGGCATGTCAGCCATTTACGATTAGTGAGGACTTCTCATTTATGCTTCGTGAAGCGAAAGGTTGCTATATTCTTGTGGGGAATGGCGTCGGTGAGTGCGGTGGTACTGCATTGCATAAGCCTCACTATGATTTCAACGATAACATCATTAAAGATGGTATTGGTTTCTGGAAGACATTAGCTGAACAGCAATTGGCGAACTAA
- a CDS encoding DMT family transporter encodes MNISSKDTFLGWVAAISVAVIWGVTGVVSKPLSMAVDPMTLVFFRYVTAVIGLSIIFFFTSRSESLSADLGSSLTIDKKDILKIALCGIVGQGVFSLFNFLSLSHIGATENGVIQGMQPFATVFFGMMFMNFRMNKIQWAAFIVSAICIYAMSVGPTNQIEGGTPMLGYIYVTVSMLSLAWTAHLRASLAEKYGSVVSMLYQYISVAIMGFVVVLMMGLDLSQIFIILESPLLIALLVFLGTGISGGSYLIQLYSFKRIGVEKATMALNLMPLVGYLVAVLTLGEQMAMGKTIIVSLIVVALYVFTKYETKEETKKETELTAQKA; translated from the coding sequence ATGAATATATCAAGTAAAGATACGTTTTTGGGGTGGGTAGCAGCGATATCTGTGGCAGTTATTTGGGGGGTAACAGGTGTAGTATCTAAGCCTCTTTCAATGGCTGTTGATCCAATGACTTTAGTGTTTTTCCGCTATGTAACAGCGGTGATTGGTCTTTCTATCATTTTCTTTTTTACTTCTCGTAGTGAAAGCTTAAGTGCCGATTTAGGTTCATCGTTAACTATCGATAAAAAAGATATTCTGAAAATTGCCTTGTGCGGTATTGTGGGGCAAGGTGTTTTCTCTCTATTTAACTTCTTGTCGTTGTCTCATATTGGTGCGACGGAGAATGGTGTAATTCAAGGTATGCAGCCGTTTGCGACGGTATTCTTTGGCATGATGTTTATGAATTTCCGCATGAACAAAATTCAATGGGCTGCATTTATTGTATCAGCGATCTGTATCTACGCGATGAGCGTTGGTCCAACTAACCAGATCGAAGGTGGTACGCCGATGTTGGGTTACATCTACGTAACGGTTTCTATGCTTTCTTTAGCTTGGACAGCGCACTTACGTGCTAGCCTTGCTGAAAAATATGGTTCAGTAGTATCAATGCTTTATCAATACATCTCTGTTGCAATCATGGGTTTTGTGGTTGTACTGATGATGGGATTAGACTTGAGCCAAATCTTTATTATTCTTGAAAGCCCACTACTAATTGCACTGCTTGTGTTCTTGGGTACAGGTATCTCAGGTGGTAGTTACTTAATTCAGCTTTACTCTTTCAAACGTATTGGCGTTGAAAAAGCAACAATGGCTTTAAACTTGATGCCATTGGTTGGTTACCTTGTTGCGGTACTAACGCTAGGTGAGCAAATGGCGATGGGTAAAACAATTATCGTATCTCTAATTGTGGTTGCTCTGTACGTATTTACTAAATACGAAACAAAAGAAGAAACCAAAAAAGAAACTGAACTAACAGCACAAAAAGCTTAA
- a CDS encoding M24 family metallopeptidase translates to MQNYLNRGFEQSEFEMRTQRAQKVMHEMKLDAMLFTTEPNVRYFTGFHTQFWHSPTRPWFLIVPAEGKPIAIIPEIGASGMAGTWIDTIITWPSPRPEDDGISLVASALNSLPCRHGRVGATLGIESHLRMPTNNYLKLTTLVKKDFVDCSLAMHGLRQIKSQAEIEKTREICRITNVGFKRVPEYARAGMTEREICKQFRIDMLLEGADECPYIIAGSGPDGYDSIIMGPTDRVIEEGDVLIIDTGAVRDGYFSDFDRNWAFGHASEQTKAAYRATYEATTAGFEAAKPGATTTDIYNAMWKVLEANGALGNDVGRLGHGLGMELTERPSNTATDNTVLVPGMVMTLEPGMVYAPGKSMVHEENIVITENGAEWLSERAEPELIIID, encoded by the coding sequence ATGCAAAACTATTTAAACCGTGGTTTTGAACAATCTGAATTTGAAATGCGCACTCAGCGTGCCCAAAAAGTCATGCATGAGATGAAACTTGACGCGATGTTATTTACAACAGAGCCAAACGTTCGCTATTTCACAGGTTTCCACACACAGTTTTGGCACAGTCCAACTCGTCCTTGGTTCTTAATTGTTCCTGCAGAAGGCAAACCAATCGCCATCATTCCTGAAATCGGCGCAAGCGGTATGGCAGGTACTTGGATCGACACTATTATCACCTGGCCATCACCACGTCCTGAAGATGACGGTATCAGCCTAGTAGCAAGCGCATTAAATAGCCTTCCTTGTCGCCATGGTCGTGTTGGTGCAACTCTAGGTATTGAATCGCATCTACGTATGCCAACGAACAACTATCTAAAACTGACAACGCTAGTGAAAAAAGACTTCGTTGACTGCTCTCTTGCGATGCACGGTCTTCGCCAAATTAAGTCTCAAGCTGAAATCGAGAAGACTCGTGAAATCTGTCGTATTACCAATGTGGGCTTCAAACGTGTGCCTGAATATGCACGTGCAGGTATGACAGAACGCGAAATTTGTAAGCAATTCCGCATTGATATGCTGCTAGAAGGTGCTGATGAATGTCCTTACATCATTGCAGGCTCTGGTCCTGACGGTTATGACAGCATCATTATGGGACCTACCGATCGCGTGATTGAAGAAGGTGATGTGTTGATCATTGATACCGGTGCAGTGCGTGATGGTTACTTCTCCGACTTTGACCGTAACTGGGCATTTGGTCATGCGAGTGAGCAAACTAAAGCTGCATATCGTGCGACTTATGAGGCAACTACCGCTGGCTTTGAAGCTGCGAAACCTGGAGCGACAACCACTGATATCTACAACGCTATGTGGAAAGTACTAGAAGCAAATGGTGCTTTAGGTAATGACGTAGGTCGTCTAGGGCACGGTCTAGGTATGGAGCTAACAGAGCGTCCTTCAAACACCGCAACAGACAATACAGTGCTAGTACCAGGTATGGTCATGACACTGGAGCCAGGCATGGTTTACGCACCAGGTAAGTCAATGGTGCATGAAGAAAATATCGTAATCACAGAGAACGGTGCGGAATGGTTATCAGAGCGCGCCGAGCCAGAACTGATCATCATCGATTAA
- a CDS encoding helix-turn-helix transcriptional regulator has protein sequence MNATKYQSFNVEFTESDRERLQSYFRLADTIADFIGPHCEVVIHSFDSFEQSVVKIVNGHHTGREVGSPITDMGLKMLGVFESTGEVTPKSYFTTSKDGSLLKSTTCVVAGDNNKPIGLFCINMNLSHPFPEIIKTLMPDTALVGMHENFGSSPTEVIEHALEHAIKDVERDSTINLKGKNKAITKILLDNGIFELKEATAFVSERLGITRHAIYKYIREYKSE, from the coding sequence ATGAATGCAACCAAATACCAATCTTTTAATGTAGAGTTCACTGAAAGTGACAGAGAGCGTTTGCAATCTTACTTTCGCTTAGCTGATACCATTGCCGACTTTATCGGTCCACATTGCGAGGTGGTTATTCACTCATTCGATAGTTTCGAGCAATCTGTTGTGAAGATCGTTAATGGTCATCACACCGGTCGTGAAGTCGGCTCACCGATTACCGATATGGGATTGAAAATGCTTGGGGTATTTGAAAGTACTGGCGAGGTCACACCAAAAAGTTACTTTACGACTAGCAAAGATGGCTCTCTGCTTAAATCAACAACTTGTGTTGTGGCAGGTGATAACAATAAGCCAATTGGCTTGTTCTGTATCAATATGAATCTTTCGCATCCATTTCCAGAAATCATCAAAACTCTAATGCCAGATACTGCCTTGGTTGGCATGCATGAGAACTTTGGCTCTTCACCGACAGAAGTCATAGAGCACGCTCTCGAACATGCCATCAAAGACGTTGAACGAGATTCAACGATTAACTTAAAAGGTAAAAACAAAGCCATTACCAAAATCTTACTTGATAACGGCATTTTTGAACTGAAAGAGGCGACTGCATTTGTCTCTGAACGTCTTGGCATTACACGTCACGCGATTTACAAATACATTCGTGAATACAAATCGGAATAA
- a CDS encoding RidA family protein: MKTQIHTESAPAAIGPYSQALAFKELVFTSGQLPLDPETMAFPEGGIKEQARQSLANLKAILEQSGAGIDTVLKTTCFLADMEDFVAFNEVYTEVFGTDCAPSRSCIQAGRLPKDALVEVEAIAYIK, translated from the coding sequence ATGAAAACTCAAATCCATACAGAATCAGCTCCAGCAGCAATTGGTCCATACTCACAAGCTCTAGCATTTAAAGAGTTAGTATTTACTTCTGGTCAACTGCCTCTCGATCCAGAGACGATGGCATTTCCTGAAGGCGGTATTAAAGAGCAGGCTCGTCAATCACTCGCGAACCTAAAAGCCATTCTTGAACAAAGTGGCGCAGGTATTGATACTGTTCTAAAAACAACCTGCTTCTTAGCTGATATGGAAGACTTCGTTGCATTCAATGAAGTGTACACAGAAGTATTTGGTACAGATTGCGCTCCTTCACGCTCTTGCATCCAAGCAGGTCGCCTGCCAAAAGATGCTCTCGTTGAAGTAGAAGCGATCGCTTACATCAAATAA